Genomic DNA from Lactuca sativa cultivar Salinas chromosome 8, Lsat_Salinas_v11, whole genome shotgun sequence:
TTTACAGCAATTTTAAtaaatatcaacaaaatcataataaaattaatCATTCAGATGTTTGTTGGGAATTTTTTTCTTGTGaataatgttattttttattcatatagTGATTGATTTGTATTGTTTGCCAAAAtacatggagagagagagagagagagagagagagagagagagagagagagagagagagagagagagagagcagggGCGGAGGTTATATAGGGCCAGGGGGGCTGTGGCCCcccttattttttatatatatggcCTTTATGTATTAAAAAAGTTACATATTATGTCCAAATCTATAAAATTTTACTTTGGCCCCCCCTGTTCttcaatttttatacatattttattttCGGCCCCCCCTAATCGAAACTTCAAGCTCCGccccagagagagagagagagagagagattatgaaGCAGAAATGATTATATACTCCAAAAATTATGTTACAACGGTTACAATTTAATGATCACAATTTCTTATTCAAGTTGAATTATCTATAATATTTTTGTGTTGATCATTATTTCTTATTCAAAGTAGAATGATGTATAATAACATGTCTTGGAAGTATATCAATATTGATTTCAAGttatagaaaatttaaatttactCAGTTTGTTGTGTTTTTAAATAACAACcaaataataaaaactaaaaaaaaaatgaaaatgatcGTTTCTCGCGAGGGTTAAATCCCATCTATTAATAATATCTATCTGCTATATTTTACGTACGTAAAAAACTCTTTAAGAGTTTATTTGTTTAAATATTGTTTAAACAATAAGACTACGAACAACAACGTGGTTACGGACTCAACAGATGATCAGTAATGTCGGTAAAACAAACTAAATAAATTTGAAAACGGATCAGCTAATTTCAGAGGTGCTATATACTCCAAACATAGCCTTAATTTTGAAAATTGTGTGgactttattataatttttaggtTCAAAGTAACTCCTATCAATGATCCCTTAATTTGTAGGTGCTTTTGTTTTTAGAAACGGATGTTTAATTAGAGATTTCGGATTAAGAACTTGGGTCCTAGCTGCTAACCATTTTGACCCAGGAAGAAATTTAAAAAAAGCTTTATCATAATTTATTGAATGATAGAAATGATTGCAATTGACCTTAGATAAGTTGACTTTCTTGCCGTGGGGTGCAAGTGCTACCGACTAAACCAACCTAATTTATAAATACTATGTACTTAGCATTATGAATATTCATCTTTCTGATCACCAAGTATTGCCTTCCAGTTGAGGTTGGTTGTTTATTTCTTTTCAAAACCTATTCTTCTAACATGAAATGCCATAACACGAACATCATTTTCATGATCATGTGTTCTTTTTTCATGAAAGAAAACTTATCTCAAGTAGCTAGGCAAAAATGTTTATCGTTATTACTTACTTTTATCAAGCTTCTCTCGTTTGATCTACAGTATCTTTTATCTTGATTCTGCTTCATCTGTTTGTACCTATTTTGCAAAAATGTTAGTTGACACTGTTATTGATTTTAGGAAACATTGGATGATGCACAGCCAAATGGAAGACCCAAAGGAATATGGCCTGATTGTTATGTCAGATTCCATTGAGAAAGTCACGGAAATGACCTCACATACAAAGACCAACGAACTTCAGTTCTATTTGGTCAAGAGTTGTCCTTCTCCGGAGGAAGTAAAAAAAGAAGAGGCTCACAAGTTGTATCAACAGATGAGTGTCTCTATGTACGATATCCTTCAAGAAATAGATCTACGAAAGGTAAGTGTTGATTAAAATTAATGTTCATAAGAAAAGATGTGTATTGCTTTAAAGTGACAACAGTAGAAATATTGTGCACTTCTTTAGATGAGTTACGAaaaacaactcacacgtctctcCTTACAGAAAGATGAACATCAAATAAACTACGAATTAATGTGGATTTACAAGGAGTTAGAGTGGAAATCACGTGACCTCATGTACCTTGAACGAGCTACAGTAGATGATGTGAAGCCTCATTTACCAATCAGACCAATACCAAGAACAGCTGGTTTCTTGCATTTGACTGAAAACGATCCTCAATCGCCTGTAAGAGTTGATTACATTGACCATTTTTCCTCTCGACTTTCCGAAATTTCTTGAGCAAAATGAAATGGAATTTTTTTAGAGAAGTTTTCTGTTTCAGTGGATTGGTGGCCAATTTTTTTTTGTAGGTTCATATTGGTACTGATAGAAAACGATGTCATAAACGGCTAAAGAAAGAGAGGATAGACATGGAATATCTGAAACAGGTTCAAGAAGAACTTCTTTCTTCAATGAAATCGGGTAACAGGCCAACCCATGGTACACAAGAGCTTAACGATGTGGTATATACTGataaattataatttatacaCATAAATTGCTGATTTTCCTTAGGTTGTTATATTGATTTTGACATATAGTTTCTTTCTACTTCCTTTTGGAAGATGGAGAGCCTTGTACACAGGATCCAACATGGAAACAATAACCGGAGAGAAGAAAAAGATTTCTTTCACGAAATAAGAAATCTCAAAGATACAATAGAAACATATACTGCACCAACAGAACCTGACCCTCGAAGTAATTGGAGAAGATATGACGTTGGAGGATCGAGAAGACGTCTCTATAACGAACAAATGAGGCAGCATCGTATTAAAGTATAGTTTTAATTCCTCAACTGAATTAGAACTTTTTTTGTTcaatttttcattatattactaCTCACTTCATCTATGTTTTATACACATAGATTAACTTAAACCAAATTGACGCAATAAAGAGGGATCTAAAGGAACGTACCACTAAAGTGACCCGACTCAAGGCTGAGTTGGAACTTGTGAGAAAGAGCATCAGAAGCATGGATAGGGAACTTGAAAAGCTTAATTCAAAGAGAATTAAAGCCTATAAATGTGCTTATAATTATGGTGAGCAGAAGGAGGAGGTAATATCTGCAGctccttttcattttttttttatgttttttatgcaATAAATAGATATCATTGATAGAGAGGGGATACCGATTTACTTATGTTTCTATAATTCAGAAGTCAAGTTATGGTTACTATCCGCCGCGTGCTCATGACATATGTTAAAGAACATGCACAAAAAGAGAATCACGGAGGCAGGTTTGTGAAGACTGCAACATCATTCATTCCCCTTTTTATGTTACATAATAATCCTAACAAATTCACTGATACGGCAAGAATTAAAAGTAGACATCTTTATTCTTCAGACAATTCTTTCGTCTTTTTGTTAATTTAAAACTTGTGAATGGTAGGTTGAAGAATTCTTGAAGCAATATTGGATTAATAGCAAAGTGTAGTGGATGATATAATGTGTGCTAGTTAATCCCGAACACTTCTGGAGCAACTATCTTAAGATGTATTAGAGCCTGATTATTATTTATTTCATCATTACACAATGTTACGTTTGCTTTTATGAGTACCCAATAAAAGAGTGTcgaataaaatttcattttttcatCAAAAATGTTTTGGATTGGCTCCCCAATTACTTATGATTCTAATGATAGAATTAGTAGGATAAGGGAAAATAActtattaaggtaactaactatttTGTATGTTAACATATAGCAATATTTGGTATTTGTACTTATTTACCCAACAAACTTGTTTCATATGTTCACAAATATCCATTATTACCGGCAAACACAGAATTTAGCCGGTTACGTCGATTGAGGTCAATTAAAACGAATAACGTGGATTCATACGTCGCTATTACACCCCTTTCTCACTTAATTGGGGTTCGTCTGCTCCAAAAACACTTCGATTAACAGTTTGGGAGAAATCTGTGACAATTGAAAATTTTTGGACCAAGCAATGCCTGAATTATAACTATGTATAAGTGGATTCACAACATGACCTTGTTATAATAAAAGTTCAAAACCAAGAGGGCATAGTTAGGATAAGTGTATATATAGGAATATATATACTTTGAAGATCATATTCGTAATAAACCTTTAAAATTAAACAAGTGATAGCATGGCAAGACAATTCAAATGGTGAGAACATAAATCATGAaactaaaacattattttattgttTAAGCCTAGTACCCCACAAAGAATGGGATTTCGGTCCACCAAAGGCCGAAATCACCCTCCCGTGAAGCATCAAGACCGAAATATCCTTAAATCAAAACCACTAGGACCGAAAACACCCTGAGTGGGCGATACCAAAACCGAAAACACTCCCATGGACCATAATAAGACCGAAAACCCATTTGTTGGAGGGGTAGGACCGAAATCACCAAGGGAACAAGGTGATTTCGGTCACGCATGGCCGAAAATACCCCTTTGACACTTCTAAAGGTGATTTCAATGGGATAAAAAGATAAAGGAGTTGACTTCTAGACTTGATGTTTCAACAGTTTCCCATAAGAATTAATATCCAACATATAACAAAGCTAATACCCAACAGATTACCAAGTAAACATCCTATCATTCTACCACCTTATCATGAGGACGAATTCATTTCACAAACCTCACCATACCATTCTTCCATTCTACTTCCTGTTAATTTCTCTTGTCTCTCAAGAATCAAATCCAAGCTTCAAGGGGGTTTAAATTATCAAGCTATTCCTTGAGTTTTGGTAAGTTTATCCCACTAATCTAGTGTTTTTCACACAAATACATTAGTTTCATTATGTTTACACATATTGTTATGCATTAAAAACATTTAGGATAATAATATCTCCAAGGAAGTTCATCAAACCATTCAAGTGTTTAGGCTTGGAAATCTTCACACCATCTTCTCAAACAACGCACaaacccactcaaggtgagtttataACCCCACCTTTTTCGAGATTTTTCATGCTTGGGgggaggggggggatacaagcaaaacaATATAATGTCaaaatgttgttatgtttctTCATCTTTATGTTGTGTATAAGGTTTTATATACATGTTATGAGTTACTAGTTATTCAAGCTTTTAGGCGCAATATGGTTAAGTTATAGTATATAACTATGAAAAACAATTTTAAATGTATTATATGAACAAATGGGAAAAAATATGACTTTTGGTGATACAAGCAAAACAATATAATGTCAAAATGTTATGTTTGTTCATCTTTATGTTGTGTATAAGGTTTTATATACATGTTATGAGTTACTAGTTATTCAAGCTTTTAGGCGCAATATGGTTAAGTTATAGTATATAACTATGAAAAACAAGTTTAAATGTATTATATGAACAAATGGGAAAAAATATGACTTTTATGGTAAAAGGAAAATTTTCTATCAAGAATGAGTTTTTGAACAAGAATGATCATAGCTATTTTATGAACATATTCTCATGGGTTTAACCAAGACATATTTATTCTAAACCTATTATTGtatgtaaataaacatataaatgagTTTACATATACTGACTCTACATCATTTTCagttaaactataatgggtatagtttgtggTTCTTTTAAACTAGTTCTCAGTTTTCAGGCATATTACAGATAATTATTTCAAGCTATAATTATGCCACTCTATATAACTACTATGGAAGGGATATTCTTCCACATACAAAAATAGGGTTTTCACTACATTACATGTAAACCGTTAGTACAGTTTTTGAGACACACTCTATTCACATACTTTTCATAAGTACACCTTATGtcctgcattataaccagagtctcctggagggagagcgacatacttgtgtatagatctatatgggattgacaaccctgcacccaagctgttagctatagttagactggAGATCTAGGGTAACAAATGTCTACCAGCTCTGACGCCTAAAGTATGCCATACAAGCCAGCAGtcgtattagtatggttataataactcacatagggtattaacaaatcatttggTTTACAGGGCTAATGCATCTTCAAACGGTTTTATACAATTAATAAATCTACACGAAACAACTTTACAGCACAGCACTACttacatttttagccttagggttttaagaccatattttacatttaagaaaatattggaattTCTGGAAATCATATGCTATCATTTACAAGGAAACATTACAGATTTTACTCATACAacgcttatgaattcaccaacttaattgttgacacttttcaaaactgcttgtattctcaggaaatcagtgaacaCGTATTGTGAAAACATTTTGAGGGCAAGCGTCACTACATCATGATTTTCTATTTttaaattatttgtatttgaattTTGAGCAAACAAAGTTTGTAAACAATAACTCGTAATCTCAATGTAAcacttggttcctggtatgtattttaatctaaGTATTTTTGGCATTTtagttgggactcggcgagttgtaagcccgactcgccgagtagaggcgAGATTTtgagcatgtttaagttggcaACTTGGTGAGTCCATatcctgcactcggcgagtccgccagtctggaagaaaccctagatccacgggttttgcaccttatttaaaccatgttatgagccccaaactcacctccttcaccctcagagcatcatttagcaaaccctaaccatTCCTTGAGCATttgagcatttcttgtgtgaatcttgaaattttgaagagaagaaggaggcaagATCCAAAGGAGTAGAAGAATATCCAAGATCTTGCACCCAGtacagagtttattgaggtaataatcggattccttctgtttctatgattgattctCCATTATAAGCACATTTAGGCCATTTTatccatttcttagcttgtttATAGTGTAGAGATCACATTGggttgattagccttcggatctagccatgtttcaactcaacgagtcaggtcaactgcatgttgactttgaccaagaggtcgacttggaccaggggtaaaatagtcattttaccctcagtatagttatcagtatttgattaagtgtacttatggaaattgtagtaggggtgaaaccggagccgcaACAGACAAATTCCAGAACAGTTCATTCAGCAGCTAGACTACGAGCTGAGTCTTCCTTCTGGGGTAGGAATTCGCAAATTTGATTAAATACATAATTTTTTAATGCTAGAAGTTAATCTTTGATAATGAGAGAACAATAtggtaattttaaaatttaattgtggTGACGTAGTCTTTGTTTTGCTTTATTAAATTGTTTTAGAAACAACGTTTGTCAAAAAAAATTGATAAAACTTAATAGCAAATTTAAAGGAAAAGGTCACataaatatttaaaagaaaataagaaaatataataAAACCGAAAGTTTTTAAGAaagtataaaattttaaaattaaaataaattgatCAGTGGCGAGTCTAGAACGTAAACCACATGGTTCATTATTTAAATTAAACCAATATAAAATGAAAAATCaaacaatacaagttgcatgtaCGGATCAATTCTTATATTTATACCCGACAAGAAGCATTGTGTCTGATGGTGATCATCGATTATGAAGACAAAAACTATAattgaggagtgaagatgaaacCTTGTTCCCTAATGCCTTCTTTGGTTCACAtgattttggctttttttttcattttttattttaagttGTATTGTGCTACCAATGTCAAAAATATTATGGCAGTTCACTAAAAATATTTACGATATGTGTTTTAATTATAAATACCTtattataaaaactaaaaaaataggtCTGTCAAGTGACTGACCACATATTTACCCTCTGCCTTCTGCCGAATATATTTTTGTGGTCCTGCAATTACTCGACACGGAATGCGACTGAAGCTGAGATTCAAGTGTCCATCCCCTAATTCCTGGAAATCAAGAATTTTAAGGTCTCTAATTTTTATGAGATCGCATATTTTGAGATATATTATTCCCTAATTCCTGCAAAATCAAACAGTTCAAGATCAATTCTTGTGAGTTGTGACCATCGGATTTCATTAGGCTCAATCATGTGTCTCTATAATTAACTTAATGATTGTTctgttaaaagtattaattagatGCAATTTTCTTGTTGGATCGATGTATGCATTTATTTTGTATCTAAACCCTACGTTTCTGCATTATGCTTACTGACTTACTCTTCTTATCTTTATGCTTGTTTTTGAATAATTTGTTCAGTCTGATGCACGACACAACAACGAAGCTTTTATATGTACAAAAGCAAATTCTGCTTCAATTATTCATGAGAAAGTTGTCATTCTAGAGCCCATGTGTtacaccttgaacatcaattgCTCAAAATGCGTTGTTTCATATTAAATTAGTTTATTCTCTTGTGATTGGCTCTGTTGTCTAGCAATTGTCACTTGGCCAATTGATTCGTCATATTAAAAAAGCATTGGCTTTTAAATTGTTCTCGATAAGTAGCTGTGATTATAAGCCAAAAAGGTTTCATGATATCACTTTCATTTAGTAAAAAACCGTAGCTTTTAAATTATAGCTGTgaaaatttcatatatttatgTTAATTTCAACCCATGAAACGTCAAAAGACTTTTTATATTCATTATCTTTTGGGTTATAATGTTTCCCCTGTTTTTGTATCTTTTTCCCCATTAAATTTGGGTCATATATTGACCCATCCCAGTTTTTAGTTATGTTTATAAGGTTTTTATATATTGTTTCACGAGTAAGATTTGTTTCTTTAGTTCATTTTCTGTGAATCAATTGGAGATGTTTTCAACACACACACTTTCAAAGTAAGCCAACAAGGACATTTTTGTCATTAAGGCTTTGTGGCTTAGATGGCACTTTGTGATCAGACCTCTTATCCCACAAACCATGTCACATGTCAGTTTTCCTTTTAAAGTCTTTTCTTGGACTGTATAATCTAAGAAATGCAATTTCCTTTTATATACCATAGATTAATAAAAGAGTAAACTAACAAACAAATTAACAAACTTAATGTTACATGTAATTTAAGGAACAAATTGACTAGTAATGTTGAACATTTTTCACAAATGTTACCGTCAATTATAGTCATTAATTAATTGATTTGATATAGCGGTTTTAAAAGTTTCTCAATTTTTATAAAACTAGGGTTTTTAAATAGCCCTGGACAAAAAAATAGTAGCCACTTATTTTAGTCAACAGAAGAAGCGCCCTGGACAAAAGGATACCATTTTGATTTTGTGGACCAAATTATCCATTGACTTCAAAGTCTTTTATGATAGTAATTTGCTCTTCATTTATTGCTTTATAAATCAACTTGTTTCCTCATCATAAGAACCAATCATTCCACTTCAAGCTTTTCTAAATTAAACTGAGTTGGAGTTGATAATGGGGAATCAAAGGGGTAGTTTGGGGCTTCATCTCATTTTCGTTTGTGTCTTTTTGTTTGCAACTGCTTGTACTTGTTTAGGTGTTGGAAAGATGAGTGTTGTTTGCTCTGAGCAAGAGAGAGCCGCTCTTTTCAAGTTCAAACACAGTGTCAAAGACGACTTTGAAATATTGTCATCATGGGTTGGCAATGACTGTTGCTTGTGGGAAGGAATCCAGTGTGATAGTGTCACTGGAACTGTTGAAAGTCTGCATCTCAGAGGAGATTGGGGATATTTTTCTTTAAGTGAAGGCTACTTTGACTATGTTGGTGAAGGCTACTTAGTTGGTGATGAGGTGAACTCATCTTTAGCAGAGCTGAGCCATCTTAAATATTTGGATTTGAGCAGAAACTATTTTAAAGGAAGCAGGATCCCTGAGTTCATTGGATCCTTGAAACAACTGGTCTACCTCAATCTCTCTAATGCTGGTTTTCAAGGTATCATTCCTCCTCATATTGGAAATCTTTCTAATTTAAAGGTTCTTGATCTCAGTTCAAATTATGGGATGAAGGCAGATGATATG
This window encodes:
- the LOC111893271 gene encoding uncharacterized protein LOC111893271, with product MMHSQMEDPKEYGLIVMSDSIEKVTEMTSHTKTNELQFYLVKSCPSPEEVKKEEAHKLYQQMSVSMYDILQEIDLRKKDEHQINYELMWIYKELEWKSRDLMYLERATVDDVKPHLPIRPIPRTAGFLHLTENDPQSPVHIGTDRKRCHKRLKKERIDMEYLKQVQEELLSSMKSGNRPTHGTQELNDVMESLVHRIQHGNNNRREEKDFFHEIRNLKDTIETYTAPTEPDPRSNWRRYDVGGSRRRLYNEQMRQHRIKINLNQIDAIKRDLKERTTKVTRLKAELELVRKSIRSMDRELEKLNSKRIKAYKCAYNYGEQKEEKSSYGYYPPRAHDIC